The following coding sequences are from one Thermostaphylospora chromogena window:
- the tilS gene encoding tRNA lysidine(34) synthetase TilS — protein MGPHPAVAEVRRAVRTSLADLPPGALVLVACSGGPDSLALAAALGFVAPRAGLRAGLVTVDHGLQEGSAERAERIAALAPDLGLSPARVLRVNVGSEGGPEAAARRARYAALDRAAAEEDAAAVLLGHTRDDQAETVLLRLARGSGTRSLSAMAEVSGVYRRPLLAIPRRITETACAALGLTPWDDPHNHDVRFTRVRVRRRLLPLLERELGPGIAEALARTARQCREDADALDEWAERAYLAALSPVLKRVEAEVGEPVAGRAHAVPGAEGARPAEPAGDGATGFADGETASAPGPVGLAVPRLEELPAAVRRRVLRRAAVTAGSPAGALSAKHLTEAERLITEWHGQRRVDLPGGVTVERRYGTLIVARAHP, from the coding sequence ATGGGGCCGCATCCGGCCGTCGCCGAAGTGCGCCGCGCGGTGCGCACCTCACTCGCCGACCTTCCGCCGGGCGCGCTCGTCCTCGTCGCGTGCAGCGGCGGCCCCGACTCCCTGGCGCTGGCCGCCGCGCTCGGTTTCGTCGCCCCGCGCGCCGGGTTGCGCGCCGGGCTGGTGACGGTCGACCACGGCCTGCAGGAGGGGTCGGCGGAACGGGCCGAGCGGATCGCCGCTCTCGCGCCGGATCTGGGCCTTTCCCCCGCCCGGGTACTGCGGGTGAACGTCGGTTCGGAGGGCGGGCCGGAGGCGGCGGCGCGGCGGGCCCGCTACGCCGCGCTGGACCGCGCGGCGGCCGAGGAGGACGCGGCGGCCGTGCTGCTCGGCCACACCCGCGACGACCAGGCCGAGACGGTCCTGCTGCGGCTGGCCCGGGGCAGCGGCACCCGCTCCCTGTCGGCGATGGCCGAGGTGAGCGGCGTCTACCGGCGTCCGCTGCTGGCGATCCCCCGGCGGATCACCGAGACGGCCTGTGCGGCCCTCGGCCTCACCCCCTGGGACGACCCGCACAACCACGACGTCCGCTTCACCCGCGTACGGGTGCGGCGGCGGCTCCTTCCGCTGCTGGAGCGCGAACTGGGGCCGGGGATCGCCGAGGCGCTGGCTCGCACCGCCCGGCAGTGCCGGGAGGACGCCGACGCCCTGGACGAATGGGCCGAGCGGGCCTACCTGGCCGCGTTGAGCCCCGTCCTGAAGCGGGTGGAGGCGGAGGTCGGGGAGCCGGTCGCCGGACGGGCGCACGCCGTACCGGGGGCGGAGGGCGCGCGCCCGGCGGAGCCCGCCGGAGACGGCGCCACCGGGTTCGCGGATGGCGAAACGGCGTCCGCGCCCGGTCCCGTCGGACTGGCCGTACCGCGGCTGGAGGAGCTGCCCGCGGCGGTGCGGCGGCGGGTTCTCCGAAGGGCCGCGGTGACCGCGGGTTCGCCCGCGGGCGCGCTGTCCGCCAAGCACCTGACGGAGGCGGAGCGCCTGATCACCGAGTGGCACGGCCAGCGGCGGGTGGACCTCCCCGGGGGGGTAACCGTCGAACGGCGGTATGGCACCCTGATAGTCGCCAGAGCGCACCCGTGA
- the hpt gene encoding hypoxanthine phosphoribosyltransferase: protein MGRDLERILIGEEELQAKIKELAGKIDADYAGKDLLIVGVLKGAVMVMADLARALRIPVEMDWMAVSSYGAGTRSSGVVRVLKDLDTDIAGRHVLVVEDIIDSGLTLSWLVHNLKSRNPASVEICTALRKPDAIKVPIDVKYVGFDIPNEFVIGYGLDYAERYRNLPFIGTLAPHVYQKDAAKDGDRSE, encoded by the coding sequence ATGGGCCGGGACCTGGAGCGGATCCTCATCGGGGAGGAAGAACTCCAGGCGAAGATCAAAGAACTCGCCGGGAAGATCGATGCGGACTACGCGGGCAAGGACCTGCTGATCGTCGGCGTGCTCAAGGGCGCGGTGATGGTCATGGCCGACCTCGCCAGAGCGCTGCGCATACCGGTCGAGATGGACTGGATGGCGGTCTCCTCCTACGGGGCCGGCACCCGCAGCTCGGGTGTGGTGCGGGTGTTGAAGGACCTCGACACCGACATCGCCGGACGGCACGTCCTGGTCGTCGAGGACATCATCGACTCCGGCCTGACGCTCTCCTGGCTGGTGCACAACCTCAAGTCGCGCAACCCGGCGTCGGTGGAGATCTGCACCGCCCTGCGCAAGCCCGACGCGATCAAGGTGCCGATCGACGTGAAATACGTCGGGTTCGACATCCCCAACGAGTTCGTCATCGGCTACGGGCTCGACTACGCCGAGCGCTACCGCAACCTGCCGTTCATCGGCACCCTCGCCCCGCACGTGTACCAGAAGGACGCCGCGAAGGACGGCGACCGATCCGAGTGA
- a CDS encoding inorganic diphosphatase, which translates to MEFDVVVEIPKGQRNKYEVDHKTGRIRLDRMLFTSTQYPADYGFIENTLGEDGDPLDAMVLLQEPTFPGCVISCRAVGMFRMTDEKGPDAKVLCVPATDPRMEHIRDIHHVPEFDRLEIQHFFVVYKDLEPGKSVEGADWVGRVEAEAEIEASFKRARDLPGMH; encoded by the coding sequence GTGGAATTCGACGTTGTCGTTGAGATTCCCAAGGGACAGCGCAACAAGTATGAGGTGGATCACAAAACCGGACGAATCCGCCTGGATCGCATGCTGTTCACCTCCACCCAGTACCCCGCGGACTACGGATTCATCGAGAACACTCTCGGCGAGGACGGAGACCCGCTCGACGCCATGGTTCTTCTGCAAGAGCCCACATTCCCCGGATGCGTGATCAGCTGCCGCGCGGTCGGGATGTTCCGGATGACCGACGAGAAGGGGCCGGACGCCAAGGTCCTGTGCGTACCCGCCACCGACCCCCGCATGGAGCACATCCGGGATATACACCACGTGCCGGAGTTCGACCGCCTGGAGATCCAGCACTTCTTCGTGGTCTACAAAGACCTTGAGCCCGGCAAGTCGGTGGAGGGGGCCGACTGGGTGGGCAGGGTCGAGGCCGAGGCCGAGATCGAAGCATCGTTCAAGCGGGCCCGGGACCTGCCCGGCATGCACTGA
- a CDS encoding zinc-dependent metalloprotease: MQVIDWDLAVSTGTRLVRPGPQVSRAEARQAVNDLRRLSREAEGHVREFTRIDTETAPQPATIVDRPGWIRANVAGFRVVLEPLTERMAARSGQTPAIVSAVGSRITGVEVGAVLAFLASRVLGQYELFLPPDPSGKAPIGRLTLVAPNIVHAERELGVNPGDFRLWVCLHEETHRVQFTGVPWLRDYVRSQMTDFLLASDLDLPTLLDRLRSAADAVADAVKGGEGNLIEAIQTPEQRRILDRLTAVMTLVEGHGDYVMDAVGPAVVPSVSDIRAKFQRRREGGSRLDRTIRRLLGIDLKMKQYAEGAAFVRAVVGRVGMDGFNKVWTSPETLPTLEEIANPERWIARVVEAPALPPADGAVTVRPATPSGDAPSPDAGDTAGDAKPEPEKSGDGTAADESSDEGTKGDGSVPPPREG; the protein is encoded by the coding sequence ATGCAGGTGATCGACTGGGACCTCGCGGTCTCCACAGGAACCCGCCTGGTTCGTCCCGGGCCGCAGGTCAGCCGCGCCGAAGCCAGGCAAGCCGTCAACGACCTCCGCAGGCTCTCCCGTGAGGCGGAGGGGCATGTGCGCGAGTTCACCAGAATCGACACTGAGACCGCCCCACAGCCGGCGACGATCGTCGACCGCCCGGGGTGGATCCGCGCCAACGTCGCGGGGTTCCGCGTGGTGCTGGAGCCGCTCACCGAGCGCATGGCGGCCAGAAGCGGTCAGACCCCCGCCATCGTCTCCGCTGTGGGTTCCCGGATCACCGGCGTCGAGGTCGGAGCCGTGCTGGCCTTCCTGGCCAGCCGGGTTCTCGGCCAGTACGAGCTGTTCCTGCCGCCCGACCCGTCCGGGAAGGCGCCCATCGGGCGGCTGACGCTCGTCGCCCCCAACATCGTCCACGCCGAACGCGAGCTGGGGGTGAACCCCGGCGACTTCCGGCTGTGGGTGTGCCTGCATGAGGAGACCCACCGGGTGCAGTTCACCGGCGTGCCGTGGCTGCGGGATTACGTCCGGTCGCAGATGACCGACTTCCTGCTGGCCTCCGATCTCGATCTGCCCACGCTCCTCGACCGGCTGCGCTCCGCGGCCGACGCCGTGGCCGACGCCGTCAAGGGCGGCGAGGGCAACCTGATCGAGGCGATCCAGACGCCGGAGCAGCGGCGGATCCTCGACCGGCTGACGGCGGTGATGACCCTCGTGGAGGGCCACGGCGACTACGTGATGGACGCGGTGGGGCCCGCCGTGGTGCCCTCGGTGTCCGACATCCGCGCGAAGTTCCAGCGGCGCAGGGAGGGCGGCTCCCGGCTCGACCGCACCATCCGGCGGCTGCTCGGCATCGACCTGAAGATGAAGCAGTACGCCGAGGGGGCGGCGTTCGTGCGGGCCGTGGTCGGCCGGGTGGGCATGGACGGCTTCAACAAGGTGTGGACCTCCCCGGAGACCCTGCCCACCCTGGAGGAGATCGCCAATCCGGAGCGGTGGATCGCCCGGGTGGTGGAGGCCCCGGCGCTTCCTCCGGCGGACGGCGCGGTCACCGTACGGCCCGCCACGCCGTCCGGGGACGCCCCGTCCCCCGACGCCGGCGACACGGCCGGGGACGCCAAGCCCGAGCCTGAGAAGAGCGGGGACGGCACGGCCGCGGATGAGAGCTCCGACGAAGGGACGAAGGGCGACGGTTCCGTTCCGCCGCCCCGGGAGGGCTAG
- a CDS encoding C40 family peptidase, which translates to MRSAGTFGSVRRRAAVILGFACIMISSAPAPQGGVSAAAAPAREPVPSAGELAEARERVRARKKEFGAAAAALAAARARLEKLVADAERRVEEYNGARVRLARARDAHAEAVRRSRLADARLDAARADVAVLAAHSYGGADLSHPMTAVMTGGMGRFESMYQASVLHHMSDSRGQVLRRMREAQEVADIVRRQAAEALAGWREAAERAEKAKVAAQEAVERQRRETRALRRTVKRLEERLDRARFRADRLARRRSAVAARGMTKAPAWAWGGSSRRRGDIAADWALTQLGKPYVWAADGPDSYDCSGLTMRAWEKVGVRLDHWTGTQWTSGPHIPLDRLRRGDLVFFGRITNDPGDIHHVGIYIGRGMMVHAPQTGDVVRIAPIWRRDLVGATRPSPSR; encoded by the coding sequence ATGCGTTCGGCCGGGACGTTCGGCTCCGTCCGCCGCCGGGCGGCGGTGATCCTCGGTTTCGCCTGCATCATGATCTCCAGTGCTCCGGCGCCCCAGGGCGGCGTCTCCGCCGCGGCCGCGCCGGCGCGGGAGCCGGTTCCCTCGGCGGGCGAGCTGGCCGAAGCACGAGAGCGGGTGCGGGCGCGGAAGAAGGAGTTCGGTGCGGCCGCGGCCGCCCTCGCCGCTGCCAGGGCGCGGCTGGAGAAGCTGGTCGCCGATGCCGAGCGGCGGGTCGAGGAGTACAACGGCGCTCGAGTACGGCTGGCGCGGGCACGCGACGCGCACGCCGAGGCCGTGCGCCGTTCTCGGCTCGCCGACGCCCGGTTGGACGCCGCCAGGGCCGACGTGGCGGTCCTCGCCGCCCACAGCTACGGCGGAGCGGATCTGTCCCATCCGATGACCGCCGTGATGACCGGCGGGATGGGGCGCTTCGAGTCGATGTACCAGGCGAGCGTGCTGCACCACATGAGCGACAGCCGGGGGCAGGTGCTGCGGCGGATGCGCGAGGCGCAGGAGGTGGCCGACATCGTGCGGCGGCAGGCGGCCGAAGCCCTGGCGGGGTGGCGCGAGGCCGCCGAACGCGCCGAGAAGGCCAAGGTCGCCGCTCAGGAGGCGGTCGAGCGCCAGCGCCGGGAGACGAGGGCCTTGCGGCGCACGGTCAAGAGACTGGAGGAGCGCCTGGACCGGGCGCGTTTCCGCGCCGACCGGCTGGCCCGCCGCCGGAGTGCCGTCGCGGCGCGGGGCATGACGAAGGCTCCGGCCTGGGCGTGGGGCGGTTCGTCCCGCCGCAGGGGTGACATCGCCGCCGACTGGGCGCTCACTCAGCTCGGCAAGCCGTACGTGTGGGCGGCCGACGGGCCGGACAGTTACGACTGCTCGGGCTTGACCATGCGGGCGTGGGAGAAGGTGGGAGTCCGCCTGGACCACTGGACCGGCACCCAGTGGACGTCGGGGCCGCACATACCGCTGGACCGGTTGCGCCGCGGGGATCTGGTCTTCTTCGGGCGGATCACCAATGATCCAGGAGACATCCACCATGTCGGGATCTACATCGGGCGGGGGATGATGGTGCACGCGCCGCAGACCGGCGATGTGGTGCGCATCGCTCCGATCTGGCGGCGTGACCTCGTCGGCGCGACCCGGCCGAGCCCGTCCCGCTGA
- the ftsH gene encoding ATP-dependent zinc metalloprotease FtsH yields the protein MDLKRFTRGPLLWILGIVVLLLLVTTMWSDDGNFEKADTSTVVSWIEEGRVSNAKIIDKDQRIEVTLDDGKRYYSSWVSGQGVQLAQKLEAAQDANQLPKGYTVEVPQENFLLSLLVSFLPIILLILIFLFIFNQMQGGGSRVMNFGKSKAKLITKDTPKTTFADVAGADEAIEELQEIKEFLQAPAKFQAIGAKIPKGVLLYGPPGTGKTLLARAVAGEAGVPFYSISGSDFVEMFVGVGASRVRDLFEQAKANAPAIIFIDEIDAVGRHRGAGLGGGHDEREQTLNQLLVEMDGFDVKGGVILIAATNRPDILDPALLRPGRFDRQVTVDRPDLEGRKGILRVHARGKPFAENVDLEVIARRTPGFTGADLANVINEAALLTARANQKLITMDVLEEAIDRVMAGPERKSRVMSDEEKKIIAYHEGGHALVAHALPNADPVHKITILSRGRALGYTMTLPTEDKFLATRSEMMDQLAMLLGGRAAEELVFHEPTTGAANDIEKATAIARRMVTEYGMSEQLGARKFGSGNGEVFLGREMGHERDYSEKIASAIDEEVRRLIEAAHDKAWEILVEYRDVLDNLVLELMERETLSREQVLEIFAPVVVREHRPSYSGYGKRLPSDRPPVLTRKEQNGNGALPAGSTTEPKDAIPRDGNP from the coding sequence ATGGATCTCAAGAGATTTACACGTGGGCCACTCCTGTGGATCCTGGGCATCGTCGTGCTGCTCCTTCTCGTCACCACGATGTGGAGCGACGACGGGAACTTCGAGAAGGCTGACACCTCCACGGTGGTGAGCTGGATCGAAGAGGGTAGGGTCTCCAACGCCAAGATCATCGATAAGGACCAGCGGATCGAAGTCACGCTGGACGACGGTAAGCGGTACTACTCCTCCTGGGTGAGCGGCCAGGGCGTGCAGCTCGCTCAGAAGCTGGAGGCCGCACAGGACGCCAATCAGCTGCCCAAGGGCTACACCGTCGAGGTGCCGCAGGAGAACTTCCTGCTGTCGCTGCTGGTGAGCTTCCTGCCGATCATCCTCCTCATTCTGATCTTCCTGTTCATCTTCAATCAGATGCAGGGCGGCGGCTCCCGGGTGATGAACTTCGGCAAGTCCAAGGCCAAGCTGATCACCAAGGACACCCCGAAGACCACCTTCGCCGATGTGGCGGGTGCCGACGAGGCGATCGAGGAGCTCCAGGAGATCAAGGAGTTCTTGCAGGCTCCGGCCAAGTTCCAGGCGATCGGTGCGAAGATCCCCAAGGGCGTCCTGCTGTACGGCCCGCCCGGCACGGGTAAGACGCTGCTCGCCCGGGCGGTCGCGGGTGAGGCCGGCGTGCCGTTCTACTCGATCTCCGGCTCCGACTTCGTGGAGATGTTCGTCGGTGTCGGCGCCTCCCGGGTCCGTGACCTGTTCGAGCAGGCCAAGGCCAACGCTCCCGCGATCATCTTCATCGATGAGATCGACGCCGTCGGCCGGCACCGCGGCGCGGGTCTGGGCGGCGGTCACGACGAGCGTGAGCAGACGCTGAACCAGCTCCTGGTCGAGATGGACGGCTTCGACGTCAAGGGCGGCGTCATCCTCATCGCCGCGACCAACCGGCCCGACATCCTCGACCCGGCGCTGCTGCGGCCCGGCCGCTTCGACCGCCAGGTCACCGTGGACCGGCCCGACCTGGAGGGCCGTAAGGGCATCCTGCGCGTCCACGCGCGCGGCAAGCCGTTCGCCGAGAACGTCGACCTGGAGGTCATCGCCCGCCGTACCCCCGGGTTCACCGGAGCCGACCTCGCCAACGTGATCAACGAGGCTGCGCTGCTCACCGCGCGCGCCAACCAGAAGCTGATCACGATGGATGTTCTGGAGGAGGCCATCGACCGCGTGATGGCCGGTCCCGAGCGCAAGTCTCGGGTCATGTCGGACGAGGAGAAGAAGATCATCGCGTACCACGAGGGCGGCCACGCCCTGGTGGCGCACGCGCTGCCCAACGCCGACCCGGTCCACAAGATCACGATCTTGTCTCGCGGTCGCGCCCTCGGCTACACGATGACGCTGCCGACGGAGGACAAGTTCCTGGCCACCCGGTCGGAGATGATGGACCAGCTCGCGATGCTCCTGGGCGGGCGCGCCGCGGAGGAGCTGGTGTTCCACGAGCCCACCACGGGCGCGGCGAACGACATCGAGAAGGCCACCGCCATCGCCCGCCGCATGGTCACCGAGTACGGCATGAGCGAGCAGCTCGGCGCCCGTAAGTTCGGCAGCGGCAACGGCGAGGTGTTCCTCGGCCGCGAGATGGGCCATGAGCGCGACTACTCCGAGAAGATCGCGTCCGCGATCGACGAAGAGGTCCGCCGCCTCATCGAGGCCGCGCACGACAAGGCGTGGGAGATCCTCGTCGAGTACCGCGACGTGCTCGACAACCTGGTGCTGGAGCTCATGGAGCGGGAGACCCTGTCCCGCGAGCAGGTGCTGGAGATCTTCGCGCCCGTGGTCGTCAGGGAGCACCGCCCCTCCTACTCCGGGTACGGAAAGCGGCTCCCCTCCGACCGGCCTCCGGTGCTCACCCGTAAGGAACAGAACGGCAACGGCGCGCTGCCCGCCGGCAGCACGACGGAGCCGAAGGATGCAATCCCCCGAGACGGTAATCCCTGA
- the dacB gene encoding D-alanyl-D-alanine carboxypeptidase/D-alanyl-D-alanine endopeptidase yields the protein MKRHERGVALVTLALLQVFAIAAGVYVLAAGVDLTALTKEPPRPIASAEPPSIPVVTAGPVLAAGGNGPLPTKGTLTNRLDRAVGDPALGRRVAAAVVDVATGTPLYTKNADVGITPASTTKLVTSVAALASLGPDARLRTSVVQGATANSVILVGGGDPTLATPKAEKEARKARAYPAEASLAKLAERTARTLKAEGITKVTLAYDDSLYTGSALGPGWKPGYVPEGSVAPVSALAVDEGRQAPGIRTPVPDPARTAATAFARLLDDKGVRVSGKIKRAKAGQNARELAAVTSAPMYALVERVLTRSDNDLAEALARHVAIKEGQPASFEGVARAVRQVMQRLNVGDGIEIYDGSGLSTRNRITPAALTRLLATAASPANPHLRAAIGGMPVAGFTGTLDRRFSSTEARAGVGLVRAKTGTLNGVNTLAGVVTTEDGRLLAFAFMADRVSGGWDRAEAALDRLAAIVSEV from the coding sequence ATGAAACGGCACGAGCGGGGAGTGGCCCTGGTCACTCTTGCCTTGCTTCAGGTTTTCGCCATAGCCGCGGGCGTCTACGTGCTCGCCGCCGGCGTCGACCTGACCGCCCTGACCAAAGAGCCGCCGCGCCCGATCGCGTCGGCGGAACCGCCGTCCATCCCCGTGGTCACCGCGGGCCCGGTGCTGGCCGCGGGCGGAAACGGACCTCTTCCGACCAAGGGTACTTTGACCAACAGGCTCGACAGGGCGGTGGGTGACCCCGCGCTCGGCCGCCGGGTGGCCGCGGCCGTCGTGGACGTCGCGACCGGCACCCCCCTCTACACCAAGAACGCCGACGTCGGGATCACGCCCGCGTCCACGACCAAGCTGGTGACCAGCGTCGCCGCGCTCGCCTCGCTGGGGCCGGACGCCCGCCTGCGCACCAGCGTCGTCCAAGGCGCCACGGCGAACTCCGTCATCCTGGTCGGCGGCGGCGACCCGACCCTCGCCACCCCCAAGGCCGAGAAGGAGGCCCGCAAGGCGCGTGCCTACCCCGCGGAGGCGTCGCTGGCGAAGCTCGCCGAGCGCACCGCCCGGACGCTCAAGGCGGAGGGGATCACCAAAGTGACCCTCGCCTACGACGACTCGCTGTACACCGGCTCCGCGCTCGGCCCCGGCTGGAAGCCCGGGTACGTGCCCGAGGGCAGCGTCGCCCCGGTGTCCGCGCTCGCCGTCGACGAGGGGAGGCAGGCCCCGGGCATCCGCACCCCCGTCCCCGACCCCGCCCGTACGGCGGCGACCGCGTTCGCCCGGCTGCTCGACGACAAGGGTGTGCGCGTCAGCGGGAAGATCAAGCGGGCCAAGGCCGGGCAGAACGCCCGCGAGCTGGCCGCCGTGACGTCCGCGCCGATGTACGCCCTGGTGGAGCGGGTGCTGACGCGCAGCGACAACGACCTGGCCGAAGCGCTGGCCCGGCACGTGGCGATCAAGGAGGGGCAGCCCGCCTCCTTCGAGGGGGTCGCCCGGGCGGTGCGGCAGGTGATGCAGCGGCTCAACGTCGGCGACGGCATCGAGATCTACGACGGCAGCGGACTGTCCACCCGCAACCGCATCACCCCCGCCGCGCTGACCCGCCTGCTCGCCACGGCCGCCTCGCCGGCCAACCCGCACCTGCGCGCCGCGATCGGCGGCATGCCGGTGGCGGGCTTCACGGGCACCCTCGACCGGCGGTTCAGCAGCACCGAGGCGCGGGCCGGCGTGGGTCTGGTACGCGCCAAGACCGGTACGCTCAACGGCGTCAACACCCTCGCCGGGGTGGTCACCACGGAAGACGGACGGCTGCTCGCCTTCGCCTTCATGGCGGACCGCGTCTCAGGCGGATGGGACCGGGCCGAGGCCGCCCTGGACCGCCTCGCGGCGATCGTCAGCGAGGTTTGA